A region from the Pseudomonas sp. KU26590 genome encodes:
- a CDS encoding protease inhibitor I42 family protein, translating into MTPARLLVPLSLTLLAACAQTPKQIVSLDDQQDCPITLKTGQTLMLMLPSNPTTGNRWLVQNPAPSILGSLGPEVFNSSKDVGLVGEGGQSVWRYRAAKPGTGHLMMVYRQPWAPEVTPERTFDCVITVN; encoded by the coding sequence ATGACCCCTGCCCGCCTGCTCGTCCCGCTCAGCCTCACCCTGCTTGCTGCCTGCGCCCAGACACCGAAACAGATCGTTTCCCTGGACGACCAGCAAGACTGCCCCATTACCCTCAAAACGGGCCAGACCCTCATGCTGATGCTGCCCAGCAATCCCACCACGGGTAACCGCTGGCTGGTGCAAAATCCCGCGCCGTCGATACTCGGCAGCCTGGGGCCGGAGGTGTTCAATTCTTCCAAAGACGTCGGATTGGTCGGTGAAGGCGGTCAGTCGGTCTGGCGCTACCGAGCCGCCAAACCGGGCACGGGCCACCTCATGATGGTCTATCGACAGCCCTGGGCGCCGGAAGTGACGCCAGAACGCACCTTCGATTGCGTCATTACGGTCAACTGA
- a CDS encoding IS110 family transposase, with translation MKKHTTVNQSLSSSDLPACTTVAIDLAKRVFQIAGEDALGQVLYEERIKSREAFYAFLCKLEPHVIVLMETGPGAQAWARQLQDQGNLARILPAGRVADHRSGAKNDRNDALAILRAGRDSRISAVPIKSAAELAMQALHRIRQGYVRRRTAVGNQMRGLLLEHGVAMAQGEVAISQKVPRVLEDATQPLPEMLRELIDELLGEWRHLGERVSVLTGRLEVAAKRDKTAVRLMTIRGVGPIIATAIVAKQTRPERFADARMFAAYFGLVPDQNSSGERVRLGRMTKRGDGYIRSLAIQGAHAVLRQLRHDSEQPDDRRLLQWLSRLGSKKAAVRLANRNLRIIWSLLQNDQTYRREPSNRQAAAMSH, from the coding sequence ATGAAAAAGCATACGACGGTTAATCAGTCTCTGTCTTCATCCGATCTCCCGGCATGCACCACCGTGGCGATTGATCTTGCCAAGCGGGTCTTTCAGATCGCTGGTGAAGATGCCTTGGGCCAGGTGCTCTATGAGGAGCGGATCAAGTCACGAGAAGCCTTCTACGCATTTTTGTGCAAGCTCGAACCGCACGTTATCGTTCTCATGGAAACCGGTCCGGGCGCTCAAGCCTGGGCGCGGCAGCTGCAAGATCAGGGCAATCTGGCACGCATACTTCCAGCCGGGCGCGTCGCTGATCATCGCAGCGGCGCCAAGAATGATCGCAACGATGCGCTCGCAATATTGCGCGCGGGCCGCGACAGCAGAATTTCGGCAGTGCCCATCAAAAGTGCCGCGGAGTTGGCCATGCAGGCATTGCACCGTATTCGCCAAGGTTACGTGCGTCGGCGCACAGCAGTGGGTAACCAGATGCGCGGTTTGCTGCTCGAGCACGGCGTCGCCATGGCGCAAGGCGAGGTGGCGATCAGCCAGAAAGTACCTCGGGTACTGGAAGACGCTACCCAGCCGTTGCCGGAGATGTTGCGCGAACTGATCGACGAGTTGCTGGGCGAATGGCGCCATTTGGGCGAGCGAGTCAGTGTATTGACCGGGCGTCTGGAGGTTGCTGCGAAACGGGACAAGACCGCCGTGCGGCTGATGACCATACGCGGTGTCGGGCCGATCATTGCCACCGCGATAGTAGCCAAGCAAACCCGGCCTGAGCGATTCGCTGACGCGCGCATGTTTGCGGCCTACTTCGGCCTGGTGCCCGATCAAAACAGCTCAGGAGAGCGGGTTCGCCTGGGTCGAATGACCAAGCGTGGTGATGGGTACATCCGCAGCCTGGCGATACAGGGTGCTCATGCAGTGTTGAGGCAGCTGCGGCACGACTCCGAGCAGCCGGATGACCGTCGGCTGTTGCAGTGGCTGAGCCGTCTGGGAAGCAAAAAAGCCGCCGTACGGCTGGCGAACCGCAACCTGCGCATCATCTGGTCGCTTTTACAGAATGATCAGACTTATCGTCGTGAGCCGTCCAATAGGCAGGCGGCGGCGATGAGTCACTGA
- a CDS encoding methylamine utilization protein, giving the protein MRHVFISLLLVVTALQGTVASAASLTAEFVDAQGKPLTDAVLTLRGATAPPVGSLKADMDQRDVQFAPHVLAVRSGTQISFPNSDQIRHQVYSFSTPKRFELRLYGGTPSAPVLFDKPGVVVLGCNVHDNMIGYVYVTDDGWFGVSNDKGTLTLDQVPAGHYTVTLWHPQAPDMLPVSGGDIDIPAGGLKQRFSIAVQSNGDATPAAPPSSAFGDAFHKAAHE; this is encoded by the coding sequence ATGCGCCACGTGTTTATTTCATTGTTGCTGGTTGTAACCGCGCTGCAGGGTACTGTCGCCAGTGCGGCCAGCCTGACCGCTGAATTCGTCGATGCCCAGGGCAAGCCGCTCACCGACGCGGTGCTCACTCTGCGCGGCGCAACGGCGCCGCCTGTCGGCTCGCTGAAAGCCGACATGGACCAGCGCGATGTGCAATTTGCCCCCCACGTGCTCGCGGTGCGCAGTGGTACGCAAATCAGTTTCCCCAACAGCGACCAAATCCGCCATCAGGTGTATTCGTTCTCGACGCCCAAGCGTTTCGAACTGCGGTTGTATGGCGGTACCCCGTCGGCCCCTGTGCTGTTCGACAAGCCGGGCGTGGTCGTGCTCGGCTGCAACGTGCACGACAATATGATCGGTTACGTGTACGTCACCGACGATGGCTGGTTCGGCGTGAGCAATGACAAGGGCACGCTGACCCTGGATCAAGTGCCCGCCGGTCACTACACCGTCACCCTGTGGCACCCGCAAGCGCCCGACATGCTGCCGGTGTCCGGTGGCGACATCGACATTCCGGCCGGCGGCCTCAAGCAGCGGTTCAGCATTGCTGTGCAGTCCAACGGTGATGCCACGCCTGCCGCACCGCCGTCCAGCGCGTTCGGCGATGCCTTTCATAAGGCAGCCCACGAATGA
- the cmoA gene encoding carboxy-S-adenosyl-L-methionine synthase CmoA, which yields MSPEPDRLFAQPLPQVPDFAFNEDVVRVFPDMIKRSVPGYPTIVENLGVLAAQFAQPHSVLYDLGSSLGAVTQALRRHVRTEDCRVIAIDNSSAMVERCREYLNAQDSMYQELLPVEVIDGDILNLEFQPASVVALNFTLQFIAPEQRLALLTRIRQSLLPGGALIVSEKLRFDDTEEHALLTDLHVAFKRANGYSELEIAQKRSAIENVMKPDSLEQHRERLLAAGFSKVVPWFQCLNFASLIALP from the coding sequence GTGAGCCCAGAACCCGACCGCCTATTCGCCCAGCCGCTGCCCCAGGTGCCCGACTTCGCCTTCAACGAAGACGTGGTGCGGGTGTTCCCGGACATGATCAAGCGCTCGGTGCCGGGCTACCCGACCATCGTCGAAAACCTCGGCGTGCTCGCGGCGCAGTTCGCCCAGCCCCACAGCGTGCTCTACGATCTGGGCAGCTCATTGGGCGCCGTCACTCAGGCGTTGCGCCGGCATGTACGCACCGAAGATTGCCGGGTGATCGCCATAGACAACTCGTCGGCCATGGTCGAGCGCTGCCGGGAATACCTCAACGCCCAGGACTCGATGTACCAGGAGCTGCTGCCGGTGGAGGTCATCGACGGCGATATCTTGAATCTCGAGTTTCAACCCGCCTCGGTGGTCGCGCTTAACTTCACCCTGCAATTCATCGCCCCGGAACAACGCCTCGCCCTGTTGACCCGCATCCGCCAGTCGCTGCTGCCCGGCGGTGCGCTGATCGTGTCGGAGAAGCTGCGTTTTGATGACACCGAAGAGCACGCGCTGCTCACCGATCTGCACGTCGCCTTCAAGCGCGCCAACGGTTACAGCGAGCTGGAGATCGCGCAGAAACGCAGTGCAATCGAAAACGTGATGAAGCCCGACAGCCTTGAGCAGCACCGCGAACGCTTGCTGGCCGCCGGTTTCAGCAAAGTCGTGCCCTGGTTCCAGTGCCTTAATTTCGCCTCGTTGATTGCCCTGCCATGA
- the lon gene encoding endopeptidase La, with amino-acid sequence MSDQQSDDNQPHADDDHEHEILGSDSKRLALPGQNLPDQVYIIPIHNRPFFPAQVLPVIVNEEPWAETLELVSKSDHHSLALFFMDTPPDDPRHFDTKALPEYGTLVKVHHASRENGKLQFVAQGLSRVRIKTWLKHHRPPFLVEVEYPHQPNEPTDEVKAYGMALINAIKELLPLNPLYSEELKNYLNRFSPNDPSPLTDFAAALTSATGVELQQVLDCVPVLKRMEKVLPMLRKEVEVARLQKEISAEVNRKIGEHQREFFLKEQLKVIQQELGLTKDDRSADIEQFEERLVGKTLPPQARKRIDEEINKLSVLETGSPEYAVTRNYLDWASSVPWGVFGDDKLDLKHARKVLDQHHAGLDDIKSRILEFLAVGAYKGEISGSIVLLVGPPGVGKTSVGKSIAESLGRPFYRFSVGGMRDEAEIKGHRRTYIGAQPGKLVQALKDVEVMNPVIMLDEIDKMGQSFQGDPASALLETLDPEQNVEFLDHYLDLRLDLSKVLFICTANTLDSIPGPLLDRMEVIRLSGYITEEKLAIAKRHLWPKQLAKAGVSKNSLMISDSALRAVIEGYAREAGVRQLEKQLGKLVRKAVVKLLDNPDTVVKIGPKELEASLGMAVFRNEQVLSGTGVITGLAWTSMGGATLPIEATRIHTLNRGFKLTGQLGDVMKESAEIAYSYVSSNLAKFGGDKSFFDEAFVHLHVPEGATPKDGPSAGVTMASALLSLARNQAPKKGVAMTGELTLTGHVLPIGGVREKVIAARRQKIYELILPEANRGNFEELPDYLKEGITAHFAKRFADVAKILF; translated from the coding sequence ATGAGCGACCAGCAATCCGACGACAACCAGCCGCACGCGGACGACGACCACGAGCACGAAATCCTCGGCTCCGACAGTAAGCGTCTGGCCCTGCCCGGCCAAAACCTACCGGATCAGGTGTATATCATCCCGATCCACAACCGTCCTTTTTTCCCCGCGCAAGTGCTGCCGGTCATCGTCAATGAAGAGCCCTGGGCCGAAACGCTGGAGCTGGTCAGCAAATCTGATCACCACTCGCTGGCGCTGTTTTTCATGGACACCCCGCCTGACGACCCCCGTCATTTCGATACCAAGGCGTTGCCGGAGTACGGCACGCTGGTCAAGGTGCACCATGCCAGCCGTGAAAACGGCAAGCTGCAGTTCGTTGCCCAGGGCCTCAGCCGCGTGCGCATCAAGACCTGGCTCAAGCACCATCGCCCGCCGTTTCTGGTGGAGGTCGAATACCCGCATCAGCCCAACGAGCCGACCGACGAGGTCAAGGCCTACGGCATGGCGCTGATCAACGCGATCAAGGAGCTGCTGCCGCTCAACCCGCTGTACAGCGAAGAATTGAAGAACTACCTCAATCGCTTCAGCCCCAACGACCCTTCCCCGCTGACCGACTTCGCCGCCGCCTTGACCTCCGCCACGGGCGTCGAGCTGCAGCAGGTGCTCGACTGCGTGCCTGTGCTCAAGCGCATGGAAAAAGTCCTGCCGATGCTGCGCAAGGAAGTCGAAGTTGCGCGCCTGCAGAAAGAAATCTCCGCCGAAGTGAACCGCAAGATCGGAGAGCATCAGCGTGAGTTCTTCCTCAAGGAGCAGCTCAAGGTCATTCAGCAGGAGCTGGGGCTGACCAAGGACGACCGCAGCGCTGACATCGAACAGTTCGAAGAGCGTCTGGTGGGCAAAACCCTGCCGCCCCAGGCGCGCAAGCGCATCGACGAAGAGATCAACAAGTTGTCGGTGCTGGAAACCGGTTCGCCGGAATATGCCGTCACCCGCAACTACCTGGACTGGGCAAGCTCGGTGCCGTGGGGCGTGTTTGGCGACGACAAGCTCGACCTGAAACACGCGCGCAAAGTGCTCGATCAGCACCACGCCGGCCTTGATGACATCAAGAGCCGCATCCTCGAATTCCTCGCCGTCGGCGCCTACAAAGGTGAAATCTCCGGCTCCATCGTGCTGCTGGTCGGCCCGCCGGGCGTGGGTAAAACCAGCGTAGGCAAGTCGATCGCAGAATCTCTGGGCCGTCCGTTCTACCGTTTCAGCGTCGGCGGCATGCGCGATGAGGCCGAGATCAAGGGCCACCGTCGCACCTACATCGGTGCCCAGCCGGGCAAGTTGGTGCAAGCGCTGAAAGACGTGGAAGTGATGAACCCGGTCATCATGCTCGACGAGATCGACAAGATGGGCCAGAGCTTCCAGGGCGATCCGGCCTCGGCACTGCTCGAAACCCTGGACCCGGAACAGAACGTCGAATTCCTCGATCACTACCTCGACCTGCGTCTGGACCTCTCGAAGGTGCTGTTCATCTGCACCGCGAACACACTCGACTCGATCCCAGGCCCGCTGCTGGACCGTATGGAAGTGATTCGCCTGTCCGGCTATATCACCGAAGAAAAGCTCGCCATCGCCAAGCGCCATCTGTGGCCCAAGCAACTGGCTAAGGCCGGCGTCTCGAAAAACAGCCTGATGATCAGCGACAGTGCATTGCGCGCGGTCATCGAAGGGTATGCGCGGGAAGCCGGTGTGCGGCAGCTGGAAAAACAGCTGGGCAAACTGGTGCGCAAGGCCGTGGTCAAGCTGCTGGACAACCCGGACACCGTGGTCAAGATCGGCCCGAAAGAACTGGAAGCCTCGCTGGGCATGGCGGTGTTCCGCAACGAGCAAGTGCTGTCGGGCACCGGCGTGATCACGGGCCTGGCCTGGACCAGCATGGGCGGCGCGACGCTGCCCATCGAAGCCACGCGCATCCATACGCTCAACCGCGGCTTCAAGCTAACCGGTCAATTGGGCGATGTGATGAAGGAATCTGCCGAAATCGCTTACAGCTATGTCAGCTCCAATCTGGCGAAGTTTGGCGGCGATAAGAGCTTCTTCGACGAAGCCTTCGTTCACCTACACGTGCCGGAAGGTGCGACGCCGAAAGACGGGCCAAGTGCGGGCGTCACCATGGCCAGCGCGCTGCTGTCGCTGGCGCGCAACCAGGCGCCGAAAAAAGGCGTGGCGATGACCGGCGAACTGACCTTGACCGGTCATGTACTGCCGATTGGCGGCGTGCGGGAGAAGGTGATTGCGGCGCGGCGGCAGAAGATCTACGAGCTGATCCTGCCGGAAGCCAACCGTGGCAACTTCGAAGAACTGCCGGATTACCTGAAAGAAGGCATCACCGCGCACTTCGCCAAACGCTTCGCGGATGTGGCGAAGATATTGTTTTAA
- the cmoB gene encoding tRNA 5-methoxyuridine(34)/uridine 5-oxyacetic acid(34) synthase CmoB, with protein MIDLAPLVRRMAGTPLYAWAQGLQAQLDTKMEKGHGDLERWQGALNALPDLTPSRIELKEDFILDANCDAATREQTRAALMGLSPWRKGPFDVFGVHVDTEWRSDWKWSRVSPHLDLKGKRVLDVGCGNGYYQWRMLGAGAHSVIGVDPNWLFFCQFQAMQRYLPDLPAWHLPFTLEDLPARLEGFDTVFSMGVLYHRKSPIDHLLALKDCLVKGGELVLETMVVEGDANQVLVPEDRYSQMRNVWFLPSVPALELWLRRAGFVDVRCVDVSTTTVEEQRGTDWMRFQSLSDFLDPADPSKTVEGLPAPRRAVIVGRKP; from the coding sequence ATGATTGATCTTGCTCCTCTGGTCCGCCGTATGGCGGGCACGCCACTGTATGCCTGGGCCCAAGGCCTGCAGGCGCAACTCGACACGAAGATGGAAAAGGGCCACGGCGACCTCGAACGCTGGCAGGGCGCGCTGAATGCCTTGCCTGACCTGACGCCAAGCCGCATCGAGCTCAAGGAAGATTTCATCCTCGACGCCAACTGCGACGCCGCCACCCGTGAGCAGACCCGCGCCGCGCTGATGGGCCTGTCGCCGTGGCGCAAGGGGCCCTTTGATGTGTTCGGCGTGCACGTCGACACCGAATGGCGCTCGGACTGGAAATGGTCGCGGGTCTCGCCGCACCTTGATCTGAAAGGCAAGCGCGTTCTGGATGTCGGCTGCGGCAACGGCTATTACCAGTGGCGCATGCTGGGCGCCGGCGCCCACAGCGTCATTGGCGTCGATCCCAACTGGCTGTTCTTCTGCCAGTTCCAGGCCATGCAGCGCTACCTGCCGGACCTGCCGGCGTGGCATCTGCCGTTCACCCTGGAAGATTTGCCGGCACGTCTGGAAGGTTTCGACACGGTGTTTTCCATGGGCGTGCTCTATCACCGCAAGTCGCCTATCGATCACCTCCTGGCGCTGAAAGACTGCCTGGTCAAAGGCGGCGAGCTGGTGCTGGAAACCATGGTGGTGGAAGGCGATGCAAACCAGGTGCTGGTGCCGGAGGACCGCTACTCGCAGATGCGCAACGTCTGGTTCCTGCCCTCAGTCCCGGCGCTGGAACTGTGGCTGCGCCGCGCAGGTTTTGTGGATGTGCGCTGCGTCGACGTCAGCACCACCACGGTTGAAGAACAACGCGGCACCGACTGGATGCGCTTTCAGTCGTTGAGTGACTTCCTTGACCCGGCTGATCCCAGTAAAACCGTGGAAGGATTACCGGCGCCAAGGCGTGCGGTAATTGTGGGGCGCAAGCCGTAA
- the pdxJ gene encoding pyridoxine 5'-phosphate synthase, translating to MTHTTRILLGVNIDHVATLRQARGTRYPDPVKAALDAEEAGADGITVHLREDRRHIQERDVLLLKDVLQTRMNFEMGVTEAMMAFAERIRPAHICLVPETRQELTTEGGLDVAGQEARIKAAVERLSAIGSEVSLFIDADERQIAASARVGAPAIELHTGRYADAETPAEVAEELKRVADGVAFGVAQGLIVNAGHGLHYHNVEAVAAIKGINELNIGHALVAHALFVGFKSAVSEMKALILAAAAKA from the coding sequence GTGACCCATACCACCCGCATTCTGCTCGGCGTGAACATCGACCACGTTGCTACCCTGCGTCAGGCCCGAGGGACGCGCTATCCCGATCCGGTCAAGGCCGCGCTGGACGCTGAAGAAGCAGGCGCCGACGGCATTACCGTGCATTTGCGTGAGGACCGCCGGCACATTCAGGAGCGTGATGTGTTGCTGCTGAAAGACGTGCTGCAAACCCGCATGAATTTCGAGATGGGCGTCACCGAAGCGATGATGGCGTTCGCCGAGCGCATTCGGCCGGCGCATATCTGCCTGGTGCCGGAGACTCGACAGGAGCTGACCACCGAGGGCGGGCTGGATGTAGCCGGTCAGGAAGCGCGCATCAAGGCGGCGGTTGAGCGGTTGTCTGCCATCGGCAGCGAGGTGTCGTTGTTCATTGATGCCGATGAGCGCCAGATTGCAGCGTCGGCCCGGGTCGGCGCGCCGGCCATCGAACTGCATACGGGCCGTTATGCCGATGCCGAAACCCCGGCGGAAGTGGCCGAAGAGCTCAAGCGCGTTGCCGACGGCGTCGCCTTTGGTGTGGCCCAGGGTCTGATCGTCAACGCCGGCCATGGTTTGCACTACCACAACGTTGAAGCCGTGGCCGCGATCAAGGGCATCAACGAACTGAACATCGGCCACGCGCTGGTGGCCCATGCGCTGTTTGTCGGTTTCAAGTCGGCGGTGTCGGAGATGAAGGCCTTGATACTGGCAGCCGCAGCGAAGGCCTGA
- a CDS encoding methyl-accepting chemotaxis protein: MHAFKALYESIERQFFDSLTKKLSSLFLMVMVSAVVYWVAVSLRADILLQLRTAQVPAGTLSMIEGKLDVLSNAILGSTLFTLCLVSFMVWYFRHLIVRPVNQMTLALEGIANGEGDLSKDLPLLTHDEIRVLANTCNRFLAKQREIISSVQALTVHIAVESARSLKNISDSSDSATHQARFAREVMEQSNDAVGRIAEVSRQTQGISGTTAQNLSMARDSYTELLEVTGNISEISTSLNEFGTLVSALNQRSSSIKSIVGLIQQISSQTNLLALNAAIEAARAGESGRGFAVVADEVRTLAQNVSRATEDISQNIDAMLLEVSSTHEQTTQISHSARETQKVVERASGHFESMIGDFESTHTKLEDIASHILQFADSNTGINDRVTQIHADSQSIDQRMQHSATATRDLSGVAEKVQALLGRFVLGHGALDAGITRASHCRDRLQVRLAALQREGVNLFDQSYKLIPGTDPKQYTTSYSERFAQICQEECDALTKETLGGKVTFIVDTKGYCPVNNSWVSKKPTGDRAIDLPVCRNKRMFADPIGLRAAANKQRFLLQTYLRDTGEIMTEIDVPFFFDGRHWGNLRMGFDAAQLLAE; this comes from the coding sequence ATGCATGCGTTCAAGGCGTTGTACGAGTCCATCGAGAGGCAGTTTTTCGATTCTTTGACCAAGAAGTTGTCGAGCCTTTTTCTGATGGTGATGGTGAGCGCCGTGGTGTACTGGGTAGCCGTGAGCCTGCGCGCGGACATTCTGCTGCAGTTGCGCACCGCGCAGGTGCCGGCGGGGACGCTGAGCATGATCGAGGGCAAGCTCGATGTGCTGAGCAACGCCATTCTGGGCAGCACGCTGTTTACCCTGTGTCTGGTCAGCTTCATGGTCTGGTATTTCCGGCACTTGATCGTGCGGCCGGTGAATCAGATGACCCTGGCGCTGGAAGGCATTGCCAATGGCGAGGGCGACCTGTCCAAGGACTTGCCGCTGTTGACCCATGATGAGATTCGCGTGCTGGCGAACACCTGCAACCGGTTTCTGGCCAAGCAGCGGGAGATTATCAGCAGCGTTCAGGCGCTCACCGTGCACATTGCCGTGGAGTCCGCGCGCTCGCTGAAAAACATCAGCGATTCCAGCGACAGCGCGACCCATCAGGCGCGCTTCGCCAGGGAAGTCATGGAGCAGAGCAACGACGCAGTCGGGCGGATTGCCGAGGTGTCCCGGCAGACCCAGGGTATTTCCGGGACCACCGCGCAGAACCTCAGCATGGCCCGTGACTCCTACACCGAACTGCTGGAAGTGACCGGCAACATCAGTGAGATTTCCACCAGCCTGAATGAGTTCGGCACGCTGGTCTCGGCGTTGAACCAACGTTCATCCAGCATCAAATCCATCGTTGGATTGATTCAACAGATTTCCTCCCAGACCAACCTGCTGGCGCTCAACGCGGCGATCGAGGCGGCGCGTGCGGGGGAGAGCGGGCGTGGTTTCGCGGTGGTGGCCGACGAAGTCCGGACCCTGGCCCAGAACGTCAGCCGCGCCACCGAAGACATCTCCCAGAACATCGACGCCATGTTGCTGGAAGTCAGCTCGACCCACGAGCAGACCACTCAGATCAGCCACAGCGCCCGGGAGACCCAGAAAGTGGTCGAGCGCGCGTCGGGGCATTTCGAAAGCATGATCGGCGACTTCGAATCCACTCACACCAAGCTGGAGGACATCGCTTCGCACATCCTGCAGTTCGCCGACAGCAACACCGGCATCAACGACCGCGTCACGCAGATTCATGCGGACAGCCAGTCCATCGACCAGCGCATGCAGCATTCCGCCACCGCCACCCGCGATTTGTCGGGCGTGGCGGAAAAGGTCCAGGCGCTGCTGGGCCGGTTTGTACTCGGGCATGGCGCGCTGGACGCTGGCATTACCCGCGCCAGTCATTGCCGAGACCGGCTCCAGGTGCGCCTGGCCGCGCTGCAACGTGAAGGGGTCAACCTGTTCGATCAGAGCTACAAGCTGATCCCCGGTACCGATCCCAAGCAGTACACGACCAGCTACTCCGAGCGCTTCGCCCAGATCTGTCAGGAGGAGTGCGACGCGCTGACCAAAGAGACGCTGGGGGGCAAGGTCACCTTTATCGTCGACACCAAGGGTTACTGCCCGGTAAACAACAGCTGGGTGTCGAAAAAACCTACGGGCGACCGGGCTATCGACCTGCCGGTGTGCCGGAACAAGCGCATGTTTGCTGACCCCATTGGCCTGCGCGCAGCCGCCAACAAACAGCGCTTCCTGCTGCAGACCTACCTGCGCGACACCGGCGAGATCATGACCGAGATCGACGTGCCGTTCTTCTTCGACGGCCGTCACTGGGGCAACTTGCGCATGGGCTTCGATGCGGCGCAATTACTGGCCGAATGA